In Phaseolus vulgaris cultivar G19833 chromosome 3, P. vulgaris v2.0, whole genome shotgun sequence, the sequence aaaaaaaacttttattagaAAGGGCCAAAGGCGGACACTGATCACAAAAAGCCCACGCAAAGATGCAATTAACGTGGGTTTTTCCTTCACACAACTTTGAAGCTAATATCCTTGTCGCAAAAAAAATTGTCGGGTGCTCGCAATAAGTTGGCTTGCGTGGGCTTTGCCTACAAGTTGCCAAcacaaaaaattacaaatgttAACTTAAGTGGGGGCTTAGCCTTGGACAGAAAGTGAGGGCTTAGGCTTAGCTAGGGGGACAATAAAATTAGCGTGGGCTTAGCCTTGGATAAGgggacaataaaattaaaaataaagtgtgGGCTTAGTCTTGGATAGTGGGacaataaaattagaataaagtGAGGGCTTGACCTTGGTAAAGTGACAATGAAATTAGAATAGGCTTAACCTTGGATATGTggacacataattttttttttgtatgcaCTATTTTTTGTAGCTATTGAACTccacttttaaataaaagtttggattttaaatattaaatattaatattttttcatttgcttttttttttttgcaatagcattaaaaagaaaaaaaaacatcaatgaATTGATaagttaaaaactaaaaaacaaaagtaatgaataaattattatattgatgaataaattattagttagtTTGGTTATCTTAGTGATTTCATTATTCTTCTTCTTAGGTTTAGGCTTTGTTGAAATGCCTTCCATTTGCGCTGCTTACTAGTTAAGACAAAGAATCCATTATTACCAGTTACTCAGTTAATTTTAATTAGCCAAATCAAATGTTATAACTCAATTCAGGGAATAACTGCATAGGAAGTGCTACTTATATTTAATATTCCATTAATGTTGTCAACATTTACACCGATTATATTCTGGAAGACAACTCAATCTGGGGATGTTAACAAGTGACGACCATTTAAACTAAACCGAATGAGGAAAAGATTTATAGAGATAGCAAGTTCAAATAAAGCCTTATACACTAGAGAATTTATTAAAGATTAATTATACAATGATGGAAATGCATCAAATGTTACAGTACAAACCCATACACACTTGTGTAAACATGCCCACTTGTCCACTATCACCAATAGTGGAGGAATAAAGATGGGGCCAGATTAACAGACAAAAGGCAAAGGGCATGGTAAGGGACTTGGTGAAAAACTACAAAAAGTTACCTAtgataaaaacaattttgttaaGGCGTAGACATTGAGTGCCAATTTAGGATAGAGTAAAACATGTCCCTAGGAAAATTAGTTATCAAATTGTGAATCAAAAGACCTATTTTTTGAATCATGAATCAGAACGTATCACAAACCATAAGATTCAtgatcaaatattaaaataaattaaaatatacttcTGACAAAggaaatttttaaaatggtgtataaacaaataatatttttatttcctttccAGGAACATTATTGGAGTTCTTTgtaattttctctctctcaacaTTGATCAAGACAAATTTTCaacaaaaaacatttttttcagtCATCCCTTTGTTTTCCCACACCATGGCAGATGTTCATTTCAGATCTATAGATCTTGGGTGTCTTTCACCTAATCTCAACCTTGAAAAGGTTACAAAAAGTGTCAGGCTATCCAAAAAGAGGATGATCGGCATCAGAGAATCCACAAACCTTGATCACCTTTCCATTTATGCAACATGTAACACATTTGAGCACCTTTTCAAAAAACCATAATCATGCACCTCTCCACCAAGAAGATTCCATCCTTCACTGCCTTGGTCTATCACACTAGTTGTTATTTGGCTCCCTGTCCCTCCAAGATATTTATTGTTGGAAATAATGAAAAAGTAAAGATTCATACAATTCTAACGACTCAGAACACAACTCTGAGGACAAAATGAAACTCCGTGCAATCTGTATTCACAGTGCAAGGGCTCAAATTGCAACTCACATTAACATGTATTTTATGTGGATGTTATCCCTTAAAGGACAATAAGAACCtaaataatgattaaaaaaaggAACAAATTGTGTTTGACCATCAACCTAGTCTTTGGAAGGTCCATTTAGGCTCAATTAGAGTGTTGCTTGGACTTCCTCTGCGCACCAGATCAATTGTGTTTTATATTGGCCATATCTGATGAGAATCAattaaaggaggcttttattaatgaaggaagaggacattcgccttcacatttgaagttcttccttctagtcttctcaaaattaaaagaagacataaaataaagatgaggcccaagcccaaagcccaagcccaagaaggccaaagcccaaaaaagcccaagtccatcccatgaggggcaaggtcAAGCAttaaagagcatcatttgatttactcttgtaggaggtgtggatattaaataaaggagtatgaatatgtaaaataaagtcacattgtccatgtgacttaggagagtaggtgtagtttttaggaggtgtcatagtagaaaaaggtcacacctcccatgtgacttgtttttggtgggaatttcaaatgagttttatttgaattttcccacctattttccagcaccctcacactataaatagaggtgtgggctcttgtaaaattcagaattgaaattggtaatagagaaactctactcaatttgagagagaattgtgagaactttgtcttctctttcaccttgtcttatcttgagtgcatttggttctctcaagtggcggcactagctcacttatcttggagccttcaccatccaagtggcgtgatcaccaaACCAAGTCctcatctccataagttcttctcttcttcatcttttcatttcatacGAAATTTCTAAACATGTTTAGCTTCTTTATGTTCGGTAATTCAACTTAGTTTCTAGCTTGGTTCGGTTCTTTTCTGTTCTACCTGAATTTGTGCGGttcatttatgtttttaaagctttctattcggttcattttcctttttacacatcttaatcggttcaattggatatagatggatcttccatatgagtttggtgtttggtgcaagttttggtgagttcttgagacatagaacattgattcaATTCCTTAAAAGTGCCTATGGTATCTCCAACTCAtgttgattccatagaatgtcaaagaatcatctctactttgctagtggaatcatatcatgtggtatcagagccaggtttgttcttgtttaattttgagttgtgttgcacttttaattcaagagctctataattcttgttgtttatctttctgtttttaggcttaattttgagttttattgttgttttcttaattgtgcctatcatgtgtttgtgtcttttccttttttaatccatacaagttttgtcatagtcatgtttttccaagaatgtcatcacttcttgtagtccttttattgtattttttttgtttcttgctttggtgtaatacagttttTCTGAACTTGTtagttgatcctttgtgcattttctgttttagttttgagttcatacttttattttagatctatacaagttcttatacatcatttccattatgtctttgctagttcttaattctgtttttcattcctgttaggattcctctatttttctgaaaacgtgctcactgtttcgatttattgcaattgatttactcactggaaatttctgaaattctggatttgtgttctttaaattgttataaaagagtataaaaaagaagtacttcaaaattcaaagtacaatccagttcgctttatatcgttccagttaaatcagtgaacatcaagcacagtttgcctaaaaaaaaaatattttccagtagctctgtttttgttttcttcatttactctagtgcttttctttaggtatcttttgtgtgccttctttttcattgagtaccttattttcttgcttgtcttttattcattactctttgagtttgtcatacatctagtattccttttgttatagccttttcttgcttataccttttcttgcttgtctttcattattcattggttttgtggtgattggctttgaagattgtgtgctcttgttttgacatatttcatttgaggttactcaaggcctcaagatcagcttgGTAAAGGAAGCattctttctttggagtgatttaagtaacacttcacttcggcaatttggtTCCAATTCattttgctaactttgttttcttaactttgtttgttgttttgttgtttgctgttttcttttacaaaTGGCTTCATATTTCATTGATGAGTTTTACAACCAGCATTCTCCTAGCAAAGCTTCTGTTCTTGGTGAATTAAAAGAGGCCAAGCAAACCATTACACTCAAAGATGAAgctattagacggttggaggaaaaATTGCAAAGCGTTGAAATGAAGCAAGCTAGGTCCTCTCATTCTATCCATGGAGAGCATcatcatcatagaccttcatctagaggctcttccaatgatcatggtcgtgaagaggaacatagaagaaggagacctcAACAGCAGTTTCATGAATATAGACCTCATGTTCATGAAGATAAACGTGAAGATGGCTACTACCGAGATGCAAAGGCCAAGCTCCCTTCGGTCAAAATTCCTAGTTtcaatggggatagtgatcctaatgtgtatctagattgggaggctaaatgtgaacagatTTTTGACCTCCATGAGATCCTAGATGAGCACAaatataagctagccaccttagaatttagtggttttgccatgaaatggtggcatggtgttgtaaaggacattatctatcacaagggtcctcccgtggactcttggaactctttaaatgATCAAATGCGTCGTAGgtttgtgccaccacactttaggaaagacctcatgttgaaactccaacgg encodes:
- the LOC137839378 gene encoding uncharacterized protein, with translation MASYFIDEFYNQHSPSKASVLGELKEAKQTITLKDEAIRRLEEKLQSVEMKQARSSHSIHGEHHHHRPSSRGSSNDHGREEEHRRRRPQQQFHEYRPHVHEDKREDGYYRDAKAKLPSVKIPSFNGDSDPNVYLDWEAKCEQIFDLHEILDEHKYKLATLEFSGFAMKWWHGVVKDIIYHKGPPVDSWNSLNDQMRRSDECYNQHSPSKASVFGELKEAKRALTQKR